A section of the Suncus etruscus isolate mSunEtr1 chromosome X, mSunEtr1.pri.cur, whole genome shotgun sequence genome encodes:
- the TCEANC gene encoding transcription elongation factor A N-terminal and central domain-containing protein yields MSDKSHIAARADLIEELLVKRNFEDLGHLLTELETIQVTREHLQETQVVRSVYRVLKNCPIVTWQKKAKCLLAEWKALYKAQASPKLVGPEGKAEENPALSHESKQEKIAGVSCSDSLLSAQPVALAKAIETVTPSNSLGSVDSKEEPGEAPCLEQRAKELLDPTTPVRTKCRELLCEALASSSAIQPPTSGWYPFAREIEEHLCALHSKNFRKYKACVRSKVANLKNPKNSHLQKNLLSGVTSPKDFAEMSPLEMANQELQQLRASYTEAGIQEHALPQVMEGTQTQKIKCRRCERFNCKVTVIARGALFLPGWVRSANPDEDMMTYVICNECGEQWYHSRWVCL; encoded by the coding sequence ATGTCTGACAAAAGCCACATAGCTGCTAGAGCAGACCTTATTGAAGAGCTGTTGGTCAAAAGGAACTTTGAGGATCTCGGTCATCTCCTCACAGAGCTAGAAACAATCCAGGTGACCAGGGAGCACCTCCAGGAGACACAGGTGGTCAGGTCTGTGTACAGAGTCCTCAAAAATTGCCCCATCGTGACCTGGCAGAAAAAAGCTAAGTGTTTGTTGGCTGAATGGAAAGCCCTGTACAAGGCACAGGCCAGCCCGAAATTGGTGGGTCCAGAGGGAAAGGCAGAGGAGAATCCAGCACTTTCTCATGAGTCTAAGCAGGAGAAGATAGCGGGCGTTTCCTGCTCTGACTCCCTACTCTCAGCCCAGCCTGTGGCCCTTGCCAAGGCCATTGAGACAGTGACTCCTAGTAACAGCTTGGGCTCAGTGGATTCGAAAGAAGAGCCTGGTGAAGCACCATGCTTGGAGCAGAGAGCCAAGGAGTTGCTAGATCCTACAACGCCTGTGCGGACAAAATGCAGAGAACTTCTCTGTGAAGCTCTAGCAAGTTCTTCAGCCATCCAGCCCCCCACTTCTGGATGGTACCCCTTTGCCCGAGAAATCGAAGAGCACCTTTGTGCCCTGCATTCGAAAAACTTCAGAAAGTATAAAGCCTGTGTCCGGAGCAAAGTGGCCAATCTGAAGAACCCCAAAAACTCTCACTTGCAAAAGAACTTGCTCTCGGGGGTCACATCGCCCAAAGATTTCGCTGAAATGAGTCCCCTGGAGATGGCCAACCAAGAACTCCAGCAGCTGCGTGCCTCGTACACAGAGGCTGGCATCCAGGAGCACGCACTGCCCCAAGTCATGGAGGGCACCCAGACCCAGAAGATCAAATGCAGGCGCTGTGAGCGCTTCAACTGCAAAGTCACTGTGATTGCCAGGGGGGCGCTGTTCCTTCCAGGCTGGGTACGCAGTGCCAACCCTGATGAAGACATGATGACCTATGTTATATGTAACGAATGTGGGGAGCAGTGGTACCATAGCAGATGGGTTTGCTTATGA